In the Rhododendron vialii isolate Sample 1 chromosome 2a, ASM3025357v1 genome, AAGGGTTGTGCTTAGTTAGGATTTATTTTTGGCGGTTAGAGATGTCTAGGCCAACTTACGTGCTTCTTGATTTATTCATTTACTTTCACGGTCTGATCAAATGCAAGCCATCTATGCCGGGACTAAGAGGTTCACATAAATTTCTTTCTTACGACTTACTCTCAAAAATAGAATTGTAATCAATTGAGTGGGGAGAAAATTCACCAACCCACCAGACTAACCCTTCGGCTTAGCTTTGATGTGCGTAGAGAACTCAAAAGTGGGATCAGGCTTGGCTTTGTCTGTTTTCTATAGTTGACTTTGAATAGAAGTGGTCCAGTATCTATCGGTCTAGTAGAGTTGCCCTGGCATTAACTTTTCCCTGCCTTCCACCTGCAATTGGATTTCGTTGATCACTTTGCCCAACTTTTGTACTTGGATGCTGTGAAGTTGTAGGTTCAACTAATATACGGAGGGAAGCCTTTCATGGAAATGGACTGAACCGTGCAATTGATCTGTTTGTGGGTCCTTCTCGGGTCcaatttgatgatccaaaccgtttagTATTCTGGAGCTTGTTGACAATATCAGTCATATCGAAAATTTGGTTGAtaggatattgtttgatatgaaTTCGGAACACATTTGTCGTAGAACATAACAAGATTACAACATCTATTTGGAACTCATTTAACccatttttctcaagagaatTGTATTCCAAAATTATATCAACCGGTATCCGATCAAACATTATATCAATTGGTATCCGATCAACCTAATTTTGACGTGGTTGATTTTATTGACCACCTCAAGAATGTGGACGGGTTGGATCATCGAAATGGGCCCGGGAAGGCCACAAATGGGCCAACTTGACGGTCCAGTCCCTTTTCATAGACTGAAGAGGATCCTCTTCCTATACAGAGAAAATTGAGGTCCTATGATCGGAAGGGTTGATTGGGGTTACGGTAGATTCTTGTAACACAtgacaaaaagtaaaaataactTTGTTACAACGAAacacaaatctgaaccattccgTTGTTGGTAAGGAGCTTAATTCAACTTTAATTTTGTTACTAAGTTGATATACTTTTCAAAATTTCCCGATTCGATTTTTGTTAATCTTTTGCCATGAGAGAATGAGAAATAAGCATCCTGTACCGCAATTTGATTTTAGCTTTCGTACGAGGATCTTCTGGGATCGAGTTTATAGGAAAACATCGAACATCCATCGGAAGCAGTCTCACTTATTATTAACATGTCAATTCCAAGCTTTGACAAGAACAGGAACGAGAGCAACAATAAGAGCATTATCAGTCTTCCTTTCAGTATCCGGGAGCAATGCCCCGGGGCACTGTTTAGTTTTCACCATTATATACTCACAATTCCctcttggttttgtttgtttgcttagTACAATTATAACAAAGAGATAGAGCCcccctaaccaaaaaaagaagcaaatggGACCAGAGAGCCTCATCTCATTCAGGAGCAGCTAGCATTAGTCGTgtatttccatttttattttattaaaacgcgtttttgttttctgtgatAGGGTCCGGATGGatgttttattttgtaatattcATCCAGACAGCCATCAACACCGGCATTGGCATTGGAGCTATTCTGCTTGCTGGTGAATGCCTCCAGGTATTGCTTAACTCATTGCTTCTGGTACTATAGCGGTGGGAAACTGGATAAGTAGCTAGTTTGAGGGGATTACAACATCTAGCTGCCAGTTTTACCCCCCCGTGATTCTGATAAAATTTCTACTCCATGGCTGCACAAGATCATGTACTCAAACCTTTCGCCCAACGGGACGATGAAATTGTACGAGTTCATAGCGATTGCGACCGTGGTTATGATAGTTCTTTCTCAGCTCCCAACCTTCCACTCTCTCAGACACATCAACTTGGTTTCGCTCTTCCTCAGCTTAGGCTACACTTTTCTGGTGGTTGGTGCTTGTGTTCATGCAGGTAAAATTAATATCTGTTTCGCTCTGACGTCGTACATGTTACCAGTGCCTATTTCTTGTTGATAACAGCTCTGGATTTGATCCagaaccacacacacacacagaacaATAATCAACCAAAATGCACAACGAAAGAACAAAACATTTACTTTCACGGTTCTCCTACTTTGGGCACGTCCATGGTTCACCCTAGTTTTCCACTATGTATCCGATACAGAAGACAGTAAAAAATTCATCAGCTGCTGTGTACCGcaaaatatatatgtttatcTGAGGGCACTGCATCAAGTATTCTAGTGAGTGAATTGTATCCTGGGTACAAGATGTGGATTTTGTGCTTGTAATCACCACTGAAACAAGCTTATGTACATTTTTGCGAGGCTTCTACAACTTACGACAAATTTCCAAAATGTCGACTTTTTAATCGAGTGCACATTTGGCACTTCTCTTGGATTTGTATTGCTCCTTGGCTCAAAACTACAAAGTATGTGCTAAGACTAACAGGTTATATCCTAAGCCAGGAGGATGAAAGTGGGAAGCAAAAACAGAGGATGTAAATATGTGAAGGGTGAACTATCTAAGCCACACCAGAACGCCCGTGAGGCACTTGTGAACTGCTCATTTGAGGCCCATTGTAGGCGCCAGGACCCTCGATTAATAACATATGATTTTGGTCTGAAAAATGTACTGAAATCAATTGTTAAGTTGATCGACGGGAATTTAAGCTTGTGATTGATGGTAGCGCGTGCAATTAGGGAACACACACAGAGCATCTTCAAAGACtttgccttttgttttgatTCAACCATCTCTTTCTCGACTTGGCACGAGAAGATTTTCTAACATAGCATGTTGGACTGTAATTTGCTTTTTCTACTTGAAGGACTAATATTTTTGGTGACTTCTTCAAGGTCCATGAAGAATATAGATTCATGTCTTATACACATAGTGGAAAGAGATAGTATCATGTTTCTTGTCGGCACAATCTGCTTTGATAAAGACTGATTTCGCAGGCCTTATGTTGTGCAGGTACTGCAAAAAATGCTCCGCCGAAGGACTATTCTTTAGAAACTTCAGAATCGGCGATGGTGTTCAGTGCATTCACTTCCATCTCCATTATTGCTTCCCTTTACGGGAATGGGATACTACCTGAAATTCAAGTAAGTTGCTTCCTTTCACTCGACTTTTTTCATACCTTGAAGACCAAGAATATTCGTATTACATATGCAAAGCATCAGATGGAGAGAAAAGCCATTGGCATAATTGAAAACATAGAATGGATAAATATCGTGATTCACATCTGATCTGAAATCCTGCCATGTCAACAATACAGGCAACTCTGGCTCCACCAGTCGCCGGGAAGATGTTGAAAGGACTTATGATGTGTTACGCTGTAATTTTCGTTACTTTCTATTCCGCTGCAGTGTCTGGATACTGGGCGTTTGGGAACCAATCTAACTCGAACATTCTCAAGAGCTTAATGCCTGACGAAGGGCCTTCTTTGGCTCCAACTTGGCTTCTAGGCCTTGCCATTGTCTTTGTTCTCCTCCAACTCTTTGCCATCGGCCTTGTAAGTTGCTACCGCCCTGTTTGCTTACAGTTATCCGAATCTGTGAATATTTTTGCAGTCGATGATTTTCAGAACTTATTTTCGGATAAATTTTTAGGAAAGAAACCATTCTTGAGAGGACATATAGATGTTTTCATATAGTTGAATTTAATTGTGCTAAAAACTAATGAGGATGAGAAAAAGAATACTCAACAAAACTGCAACCAAAAATCGAGAAGTTGCAAGATGGTTTAAAGAAGAAGTTTGTGAGTACGATTACATATATTCGAAGAAACTTTTTCCAACATGTTTTGATCCTCTTCATCAAAAACACAGGTTTATTCTCAAGTAGCATTTGAGATCATGGAAAAGAAATCAGCAGATGTGAAGCAAGGGATGTTCTCCAAACGAAACTTAATCCCAAGACTAGTTCTTCGGACAATCTACATGATATTCTGCGGATTTTTCGCAGCGATGCTTCCGTTCTTTGGTGACGTTAACGCTGTAGTAGGAGCAATTGGATTCATCCCCTTGGATTTCATACTCCCCATGCTTCTCTACAACATTAGCTTTAAGCCACCGAGATCGTCCCTCATCTATTGGGTCAATATCTCCATTATGGTTGTCTTCACCGGCGTAGGACTCTTGGGGGCATTCTCTTCTATAAGGCAGTTGGTTCTTGATGCCAGTCAGTTCAAGCTCTTCAGCAGTAATGTGGTTGATTGACCTTCTTCGAATAGCAGAGTTTGCGATCTCATTCGTAATCCCTCGATGCTGTGAAACTATGCCGTTCTGGAAAGCATCGGTACATGGGGAATCAATGAAAGTGCGAAATCCCGACGGCTGCATTTTGGTTTCGTTAAGAGAAATGATGAAACACTGCGGCGGGTTCACAGTTTCTTGTACTGGAAATACAACAAAGTGTGCAGTGCAAACATTGTTGTATATTGGTACTACCTACAAATGTGTTTTCTCAGTTTcgtttcttccttttcttattctttcctTTCTGGCAAATTCGGCTAAATCTTCAAACATGTTCACGGCTACATGTTCAAACATTCCATTGCAACTCGAACCCTATAGTGCAGGAGTGCACTATAGGGTGTAGTGCACGGTCCGAGCTTTTCgttcggcaatcaatgtttaAGATTTCATCTCGGCGGATAGGTCCCCTGGTCCGTCAAATAATTTCCTTACCATCATTAGTGGAGGATGAGTGGGATCCATCAAAAAGTAATTTTCATCTATAATAAAAGGAGTATTTATTCAACGCTTTCCGGTGTTCCATGTGACGTTTTCAAGTGATATTCTCAACAAATTACGTGGCGACAAACTTCATGATTACAGCATACACTTATATTAGATAATTCAGAGACAACCACATGCATAgcttgtgttttgataattcaTTGATCGAGAGTACCACATAGGCCATGTCACATGCATGGTTTTTCATAGAGTTCTCCACACGAGTGATTAGTCACTTATTAGTGAATAAATCCTTTCGACTCCACACGTTTTCAACCGACAAGAGGGAGATATTCTTCATCCTGACATCCTCTTCcagcttgagagagagagtgtggctaCTCAAATGTTATTTGAAGGTCATTATTACTCCCCTAGTTTCACGGTCATTGTTGAAacgtg is a window encoding:
- the LOC131316366 gene encoding probable GABA transporter 2; its protein translation is MEDPPTPDPLPDSSREDDAGAAFVLESKGQWWHAGFHLTTAIVGPTILTLPYAFRGLGWVPGFLCLTVMGVVTFYSYQLMSLVLERCEKEGRRHIRFRELAADVLGSGWMFYFVIFIQTAINTGIGIGAILLAGECLQIMYSNLSPNGTMKLYEFIAIATVVMIVLSQLPTFHSLRHINLVSLFLSLGYTFLVVGACVHAGTAKNAPPKDYSLETSESAMVFSAFTSISIIASLYGNGILPEIQATLAPPVAGKMLKGLMMCYAVIFVTFYSAAVSGYWAFGNQSNSNILKSLMPDEGPSLAPTWLLGLAIVFVLLQLFAIGLVYSQVAFEIMEKKSADVKQGMFSKRNLIPRLVLRTIYMIFCGFFAAMLPFFGDVNAVVGAIGFIPLDFILPMLLYNISFKPPRSSLIYWVNISIMVVFTGVGLLGAFSSIRQLVLDASQFKLFSSNVVD